Proteins found in one Brachypodium distachyon strain Bd21 chromosome 5, Brachypodium_distachyon_v3.0, whole genome shotgun sequence genomic segment:
- the LOC100844518 gene encoding MLO-like protein 14 isoform X1: MAGGEGAAAAAGEAGEMRSLALTPTWSVATVLTLLVAGSLVIERSIHRLSNWLKKTHRNPLHKAMEKMKEEMMLLGFISLLLAATSRIISGICIDSKYYNSKFSPCTKEEVEESMSAEHTLAEGILHHSLRRNLKAQYHHVQACPEGYESFVSHEGLEQLHRFIFVMAVTHVTYSCLTMLLAILKVHTWRKWEDEAFRDNHESFSQIAYVSATRRQPPALTKSYSFRFWSQNNAVMWVFCFIAQFGQSVVRADYLILRKGFIMNHNLPPTYDFHNYMIRSMEEEFEKIVGVSGVLWGFVVAFMLFNVDGSNLYFWIAILPVTLVLLVGAKLQHVIATLTSEGARMTSFGPRIKPRDDLFWFKKPKFLLWLIHFVLFQNAFELASFFWFWWQFGYDSCFIKNHLLVYCRLVLGFAGQFLCSYSTLPVYALVTQMGSKYKAALIPNRIRETMHGWGKAARKRRRKRRGDDSTIRTETSTVCSLDYEDEDDDDDHDHATPSRPPLPYLKIELQPTRSAGGGIPRPGTTPVHRHSISTLPCSGSSQHALLQQQASSSAPSSPPASNRGRGVTRSASMPGIASLTTMPGPGGSIGTPTCLSDDHA; this comes from the exons atggccggcggcgagggcgcggcggcggcggcgggggaggcgggGGAGATGCGGTCGCTGGCGCTCACGCCGACGTGGTCGGTGGCCACCGTGCTCAcgctcctcgtcgccggctcgCTCGTCATCGAGCGCTCCATCCACCGCCTCAGCAAT TGGTTGAAGAAGACTCACCGAAATCCGCTTCACAAAGCAATGGAGAAGATGAAAGAAG AAATGATGTTGCTTGGCTTCATATCTCTGCTCCTGGCAGCTACGTCGAGAATCATCTCTGGTATCTGCATCGATTCCAAGTACTACAACAGTAAGTTCTCCCCATGCACCAAAGAAGAGGTTGAAGAATCTATGAGTGCCGAGCACACCCTTGCTGAGGGCATTCTGCACCATTCTCTCAGGAGGAACCTTAAAGCTCAGTACCATCATGTTCAAGCTTGTCCCGAG GGCTACGAATCATTTGTTTCTCATGAAGGTTTGGAGCAGCTGCATCGGTTTATATTTGTCATGGCAGTAACCCATGTGACATACAGTTGTTTGACGATGTTGCTAGCTATACTCAAG GTCCATACATGGAGAAAATGGGAAGATGAAGCATTTAGGGACAATCATGAATCATTTTCCC AGATTGCCTATGTATCAGCAACTAGAAGGCAACCACCAGCACTTACCAAATCCTATTCATTTCGTTTTTGGAGCCAAAATAATGCAGTCATGTGGGTG TTTTGCTTCATCGCACAATTTGGTCAATCTGTTGTTCGAGCTGACTATCTTATCCTCCGCAAGGGTTTCATAATG AACCACAATCTACCACCAACATATGACTTCCACAATTACATGATACGCTCAATGGAAGAGGAGTTTGAGAAGATTGTTGGAGTGAG TGGAGTGCTGTGGGGCTTTGTTGTTGCTTTCATGTTATTCAATGTTGATG GATCTAACCTGTACTTTTGGATAGCCATTCTTCCTGTTACT CTTGTTCTTCTAGTCGGTGCAAAACTGCAGCATGTCATAGCAACTTTAACATCCGAGGGTGCAAGGATGACTTCATTTGGACCAAGAATAAAGCCACGCGATGATCTCTTTTGGTTCAAGAAACCAAAGTTTCTCCTGTGGCTGATTCATTTTGTCCTCTTCCAG AATGCATTCGAGCTGGCTTCTTTCTTCTGGTTCTGG TGGCAATTTGGTTATGATTCATGCTTCATCAAAAACCACCTGCTAGTTTACTGCCGCCTCGTATTGGG GTTTGCCGGACAGTTCCTTTGCAGTTACAGTACATTGCCTGTTTACGCCCTTGTCACACAG ATGGGATCAAAGTACAAGGCAGCCCTGATCCCCAACAGGATCAGAGAAACCATGCATGGGTgggggaaggcggcgaggaAAAGGCGGCGGAAGCGGAGGGGCGACGACTCCACCATCCGCACCGAGACCAGCACCGTCTGCTCCCTCGACTACGAGGACGAAGACGATGACGATGATCATGACCACGCCACGCCATCCAGGCCGCCGTTGCCGTACCTGAAGATCGAGCTGCAGCCCACGCGCAGCGCTGGCGGCGGTATTCCGAGGCCGGGCACCACGCCGGTTCACCGCCATTCCATCAGCACGCTGCCCTGCAGCGGCAGCTCCCAGCACGCGCTGCTCCAGCAGCAGGCCTCATCATCGGCGCCGTCTTCGCCACCTGCGAGCAACCGGGGCCGTGGAGTGACGAGGTCGGCGTCGATGCCAGGGATAGCTTCCCTGACAACGATGCCTGGGCCTGGCGGCAGCATCGGCACTCCGACTTGCTTGAGCGACGACCATGCTTAG
- the LOC100828458 gene encoding choline transporter protein 1, producing MGGPLGAIIGRYPSAATGGGGEDELGSGGGGGGGEGIIRHDRRCRDLAFLVLFAAFWVAMIVNSSFGFNQGNPLRLTYELDYKGNVCGDRHGDPDVHELDVRYWMDPNQVYQSGLKSSKVNLADAKAICLMECPTPAPDRLNFVCDYPEGDIKLSVDDWINRDYDYFDFLTPDMRNSSLQLQGPCYPVIFPSVNVYWSCQYIARASNVSLKHWLQMGGVNIEENLLIDKTSHKAVDSRSAVLKRYVADIGKSWPVLIVCGGLLPLFLSVIWLLMIRYFVAAMTWITVVLFNALVISVTMFCYIKAGWIGNDPLTVVIGESDPYVHITGREISHLHAATVLMTIIMIIAFLSSIAIIRRILIATPVLKVAAKVIGEVQALIFFPVVPYFILAIFYMFWFSATLHLFSSGQVIRNDCNTDCCSYDLKLGKVNCDNCCGYSIHYTPHIGIAILFHLFGCYWATQFFVACSSTVIAGSVASYYWARGEISHEIPFFTVVSSLKRLLRYSLGSAAIGSLVVSPVEWVRFILECFRRKLKLVGSARESCFGKMTSSSSQCCLGCIDWTLMSVNRNAYIMIAITGKGFFKASVLATGLIMNNILRIGKVNVIGDVILFLGKLCVSLFCALFAFLMLDTHKYKSAHNKISSPLVPVLVTWALGYTVAKLFFAVVEMSIETIILSFCQDAEEHQGNAQYAPPLLMETLDEQSELQRLTQGP from the exons ATGGGCGGGCCACTGGGCGCCATCATCGGCCGCTACCCCTCGGCGGCCACCGGCGGGGGCGGAGAAGACGAGCttggaagcggcggcggcggcggcggcggggaaggcaTTATACGGCACGACCGCAGGTGCCGCGACCTGGCGTTCCTGGTGCTCTTCGCCGCCTTCTGGGTCGCCATGATCGTCAACTCCAGCTTCGGCTTCAACCAGGGCAACCCGCTCAG GCTGACATACGAACTGGACTACAAAGGGAACGTTTGTGGTGACAGGCACGGTGACCCAGATGTGCACGAGCTTGATGTTAGATATTGGATGGACCCGAACCAGGTGTACCAAAGTGGACTCAAGAGCAGCAAGGTTAACCTGGCCGATGCCAAAGCTATCTGCCTGATGGAGTGCCCCACTCCGGCACCAGATAGATTGAACTTTGTTTGTGATTATCCAGAGGGGGATATAAAGCTATCTGTTGATGATTGGATCAATAGGGACTATGATTACTTTGATTTTCTCACACCAGACATGAGAAACAGTTCCCTTCAGCTTCAGGGTCCATGCTACCCTGTCATATTCCCTAGTGTAAACG TTTATTGGAGCTGCCAATATATTGCCCGGGCATCCAATGTTTCTCTGAAGCATTGGCTACAGATGGGTGGTGTAAACATTGAAGAAAACTTGCTTATAGACAAAACAAGCCACAAGGCCGTCGATTCCAGATCTGCAGTGCTGAAG AGATATGTTGCAGACATTGGGAAGTCCTGGCCTGTGTTAATTGTGTGTGGTGGActccttcctctttttttGTCCGTGATCTGGTTGCTTATGATTCGTTACTTTGTTGCTGCCATGACGTGGATAACAGTAGTGCTCTTCAATGCCCTTGTGATATCCGTTACTATGTTTTGTTACATAAAAG CTGGCTGGATTGGAAATGACCCCTTAACTGTTGTTATTGGTGAAAGTGATCCTTATGTCCACATAACTGGGCGG GAAATAAGCCACCTTCATGCTGCTACGGTGCTGATGACAATAATAATGATTATTGCTTTTCTGTCCTCAATAGCTATTATTCGGCGTATACTGATAGCCACACCTGTGCTTAAG GTTGCTGCAAAGGTCATTGGTGAAGTTCAGGCACTGATATTTTTCCCAGTTGTGCCATACTTTATCCTTGCTATCTTTTATATGTTCTGGTTTTCTGCTACACTCCATCTCTTCAGCTCTGGTCAAGTTATTCGGAATGACTGCAATACGGATTGTTGTTCATATGATCTGAAGTTGGGCAAAGTAAACTGTGACAACTGTTGTGGATACAGCATCCATTACACCCCTCATATTGGCATTGCCATTCTTTTCCACTTATTTGGCTGTTATTGGGCAACTCAATTCTTTGTGGCATGTTCTTCAACTGTGATTGCTGGATCAGTTGCTTCATACTACTGGGCACGTGGTGAAATATCA CATGAGATACCATTTTTTACCGTTGTCTCTTCACTCAAGCGACTGTTGCGTTACAGCCTTGGATCTGCTGCTATAGGTTCGCTTGTTGTATCTCCTGTTGAGTGGGTGCGGTTTATACTAGAATGCTTCCGCCGCAAATTAAAGCTAGTTGGTTCGGCCCGGGAGAGCTGCTTTGGGAAAATGACATCATCCTCATCTCAATGCTGCCTGGGCTGCATAGACTGGACTCTCATGTCTGTAAATCGAAATGCCTATATAATG ATTGCCATTACTGGGAAAGGATTCTTCAAAGCTTCTGTGCTCGCGACTGGTTTAATAATGAACAACATACTGCGCATTGGAAAAGTCAATGTAATAGGAGATGTGATCCTCTTCCTGGGGAAACTGTGTGTGAGTTTGTTCTGCGCGCTTTTTGCCTTCCTCATGTTAGACACTCACAAGTACAAGTCTGCACACAACAAGATATCGTCTCCGCTGGTTCCTGTGCTG GTAACATGGGCCCTTGGATATACAGTTGCCAAGCTGTTCTTTGCTGTCGTCGAGATGTCCATCGAGACCATAATCCTTTCGTTCTGCCAGGACGCCGAGGAACACCAGGGGAACGCGCAGTACGCGCCCCCTCTTCTCATGGAAACACTAGACGAGCAGAGTGAGCTGCAAAGACTAACTCAAGGACCCTGA
- the LOC100828761 gene encoding acyl-CoA-binding domain-containing protein 4, with translation MGGDWQELAQAAVIGLLFAFFAAKLISVVVAFKDDNLRITRSPPAVPSPSPADPPPPPASLDGGVGSGSDSDGDWEGVESTELDEDFSAASAFVAASAASGTSVPEEAQLRLYGLYKIATEGPCTAPQPSALKLKARAKWNAWNKLGAMPTEEAMEEYITIVDDLFPNWADGSSAKRKDGDSTMSASGSKGPMGPVFSSLMYEEDQGNESELGDIHVSAREGAIDDVKKHLAAGVEVNIRDSEERTPLHWAVDRGHLSAVEVLVNSNADVNAQDNEGQTALHYAVLCEREDIAELLVKHHADLQIKDGDGNTPQDLCSSTAWSFMNPAN, from the exons ATGGGCGGCGACTGGCAGGAGCTGGCCCAGGCGGCGGTCATCGGCCTCCtcttcgccttcttcgccgccaaGCTCATCTCCGTCGTCGTTGCCTTCAAGGACGACAACCTCCGCATCACCCGCTCCCCTCCCGCCgtcccttcgccttcccccgctgaccctccgccgccccccgcctccctcgacggcggcgtcggcagcggcagcgacaGCGACGGGGACTGGGAGGGCGTGGAGAGCACGGAGCTGGACGAGGACttcagcgccgcctccgccttcgtcgcggcctccgccgcctccggcaccagcgtccccgaggaggccCAGCTCAGGCTCTACGGCCTCTACAAGATCGCCACCGAGGGCCCCTGCACCGCGCCGCAGCCATCCGCGCTCAAGCTCAAGGCCCGTGCCAAGTG GAATGCTTGGAATAAATTAGGTGCTATGCCTACAGAAGAAGCCATGGAGGAGTACATTACAATTGTTGATGATCTATTCCCTAACTGGGCTGATGGTTCCAGTGCT AAAAGGAAAGACGGGGATAGCACAATGTCTGCCTCAGGTTCGAAGGGACCGATGGGACCTGTATTCAGCAGTTTAATGTACGAGGAAGATCAAGGAAATGAATC AGAACTTGGCGACATCCATGTTTCAGCAAGGGAGGGAGCAATTGATGATGTCAAAAAGCATCTGGCTGCTGGTGTAGAAGTCAATATAAGAG ATAGTGAAGAGAGAACTCCATTGCACTGGGCTGTTGATCGTGGCCATCTGAGTGCTGTCGAGGTTCTTGTCAATTCAAATGCAGATGTGAATGCTCAG GACAACGAAGGGCAGACGGCACTTCACTACGCCGTCCTCTGCGAGAGAGAAGACATCGCCGAATTGCTTGTCAAGCATCACGCCGATCTCCAGATCAAGGACGGCGACGGGAACACGCCACAGGACCTGTGCTCCTCCACGGCCTGGTCCTTCATGAACCCGGCAAACTGA
- the LOC100844518 gene encoding MLO-like protein 14 isoform X2 yields MEKMKEEMMLLGFISLLLAATSRIISGICIDSKYYNSKFSPCTKEEVEESMSAEHTLAEGILHHSLRRNLKAQYHHVQACPEGYESFVSHEGLEQLHRFIFVMAVTHVTYSCLTMLLAILKVHTWRKWEDEAFRDNHESFSQIAYVSATRRQPPALTKSYSFRFWSQNNAVMWVFCFIAQFGQSVVRADYLILRKGFIMNHNLPPTYDFHNYMIRSMEEEFEKIVGVSGVLWGFVVAFMLFNVDGSNLYFWIAILPVTLVLLVGAKLQHVIATLTSEGARMTSFGPRIKPRDDLFWFKKPKFLLWLIHFVLFQNAFELASFFWFWWQFGYDSCFIKNHLLVYCRLVLGFAGQFLCSYSTLPVYALVTQMGSKYKAALIPNRIRETMHGWGKAARKRRRKRRGDDSTIRTETSTVCSLDYEDEDDDDDHDHATPSRPPLPYLKIELQPTRSAGGGIPRPGTTPVHRHSISTLPCSGSSQHALLQQQASSSAPSSPPASNRGRGVTRSASMPGIASLTTMPGPGGSIGTPTCLSDDHA; encoded by the exons ATGGAGAAGATGAAAGAAG AAATGATGTTGCTTGGCTTCATATCTCTGCTCCTGGCAGCTACGTCGAGAATCATCTCTGGTATCTGCATCGATTCCAAGTACTACAACAGTAAGTTCTCCCCATGCACCAAAGAAGAGGTTGAAGAATCTATGAGTGCCGAGCACACCCTTGCTGAGGGCATTCTGCACCATTCTCTCAGGAGGAACCTTAAAGCTCAGTACCATCATGTTCAAGCTTGTCCCGAG GGCTACGAATCATTTGTTTCTCATGAAGGTTTGGAGCAGCTGCATCGGTTTATATTTGTCATGGCAGTAACCCATGTGACATACAGTTGTTTGACGATGTTGCTAGCTATACTCAAG GTCCATACATGGAGAAAATGGGAAGATGAAGCATTTAGGGACAATCATGAATCATTTTCCC AGATTGCCTATGTATCAGCAACTAGAAGGCAACCACCAGCACTTACCAAATCCTATTCATTTCGTTTTTGGAGCCAAAATAATGCAGTCATGTGGGTG TTTTGCTTCATCGCACAATTTGGTCAATCTGTTGTTCGAGCTGACTATCTTATCCTCCGCAAGGGTTTCATAATG AACCACAATCTACCACCAACATATGACTTCCACAATTACATGATACGCTCAATGGAAGAGGAGTTTGAGAAGATTGTTGGAGTGAG TGGAGTGCTGTGGGGCTTTGTTGTTGCTTTCATGTTATTCAATGTTGATG GATCTAACCTGTACTTTTGGATAGCCATTCTTCCTGTTACT CTTGTTCTTCTAGTCGGTGCAAAACTGCAGCATGTCATAGCAACTTTAACATCCGAGGGTGCAAGGATGACTTCATTTGGACCAAGAATAAAGCCACGCGATGATCTCTTTTGGTTCAAGAAACCAAAGTTTCTCCTGTGGCTGATTCATTTTGTCCTCTTCCAG AATGCATTCGAGCTGGCTTCTTTCTTCTGGTTCTGG TGGCAATTTGGTTATGATTCATGCTTCATCAAAAACCACCTGCTAGTTTACTGCCGCCTCGTATTGGG GTTTGCCGGACAGTTCCTTTGCAGTTACAGTACATTGCCTGTTTACGCCCTTGTCACACAG ATGGGATCAAAGTACAAGGCAGCCCTGATCCCCAACAGGATCAGAGAAACCATGCATGGGTgggggaaggcggcgaggaAAAGGCGGCGGAAGCGGAGGGGCGACGACTCCACCATCCGCACCGAGACCAGCACCGTCTGCTCCCTCGACTACGAGGACGAAGACGATGACGATGATCATGACCACGCCACGCCATCCAGGCCGCCGTTGCCGTACCTGAAGATCGAGCTGCAGCCCACGCGCAGCGCTGGCGGCGGTATTCCGAGGCCGGGCACCACGCCGGTTCACCGCCATTCCATCAGCACGCTGCCCTGCAGCGGCAGCTCCCAGCACGCGCTGCTCCAGCAGCAGGCCTCATCATCGGCGCCGTCTTCGCCACCTGCGAGCAACCGGGGCCGTGGAGTGACGAGGTCGGCGTCGATGCCAGGGATAGCTTCCCTGACAACGATGCCTGGGCCTGGCGGCAGCATCGGCACTCCGACTTGCTTGAGCGACGACCATGCTTAG